One window of the Rissa tridactyla isolate bRisTri1 chromosome 9, bRisTri1.patW.cur.20221130, whole genome shotgun sequence genome contains the following:
- the KIF23 gene encoding kinesin-like protein KIF23 isoform X1, giving the protein MMATRAKKPRRPILKKPSNPSLRDPVGVYCRVRPLSRPDQECCIEVISDTTVQMHPPDGYRIFRNGEYRETQYSFKEVFGTLVVQKKVFDVVAKPLVEDLIRGKNGLLFTYGVTGSGKTHTMTGSPGDGGLLPRCLDMIFNSIGPFQAKRFVFKLDDKNGVDVQCEVDALLERQKRDVMPVPKPTPGKRQIDPEIADMINVQDQCKVEEVDEDNVYCVFVSYIEIYNNYIYDLLEEAPFDPIKPKWNNCNTPVRNGDFIPPQSKILREDQNHNMYVTGCTEVEVKSTEEAFEVFWRGQKKRRIANTQLNRESSRSHSVFIIKLAQAPLDADGDKVLQEKEQITLSQLSLVDLAGSERTNRTKAEGNRLREAGNINQSLMTLRTCIEVLRENQMYGLNKMVPYRDSKLTHLFKNYFDGEGKVRMIVCVNPKAEDYEESLQVMRFAEMTQEVEVARPVDRPLCGLTPGRRFRNQAFQEELSRKLEMRGGPVDAETEEQSVLETILQNFPPLPACELLDINDDQTLPKLIEVLEKRHKLRQMLIKEFSKAVLTFKTMLQEFDCSVASKENYIKGRLSEKEKTIAGQKTEIERLEKKIKTLEYKIEILEKTATIYEEDKRNLQQELESKSQKLQRQASDKRRLEARFQGMVAETTMKWEKECERRVAAKQLEMQNKLWVKDEKLKQLKAIVTEPKSDKPERPSRERDREKPVQRSVSPSPVPPSSNFIAQVPNSQQLVSNPQVHRRSNSCSSISVASCVMEWEQKTPSHKHTSGTSNARSRQQEPEQSRDCYTSDRRRGMCWTGVIEVPRRRDELEIEEDQCCRNAPPVRLRHRRSRSAGERWVDHKPPSNLPTETVMQPHVPHAITVAAASEKALAKCDKYMLTHQELASDGEIETKLIKGDVFKTRGGGQAVQFTDIETLKQESPTGRKRRSSPSNPDPPEDAAESEWTDVETRCSVAVEMRAGSALGPGYEHHAQPKRRKP; this is encoded by the exons ATGATGGCGAC taGGGCCAAGAAGCCGCGGAGGCCGATACTGAAGAAGCCGTCCAACCCCAGCCTGAGGGACCCCGTGGGG gtgTACTGCAGGGTGCGGCCGCTCAGCCGCCCGGACCAGGAGTGCTGCATCGAGGTCATCAGCGACACCACCGTGCAGATGCACCCGCCCGACGGCTACAGGATATTCCGCAACGGGGAGTACCGAGAG ACACAGTATTCATTTAAAGAAGTGTTTGGCACCCTTGTTGTTCAGAAGAAGGTTTTCGATGTGGTGGCTAAACCTCTAGTGGAAGATCTCATTCGTGGGAAAAATG GTCTTCTTTTTACATATGGCGTGACAGGCAGTGGAAAAACACACACCATGACAGGATCTCCTGGTGATGGAGGACTTCTCCCGCGGTGTTTGGATATGATCTTCAACAGTATAGGACCATTCCAGGCCAAGCGATTT GTTTTTAAGCTTGATGACAAGAATGGTGTGGATGTCCAGTGTGAAGTAGATGCTCTCTTAGAGCGCCAGAAAAGAGATGTCATGCCTGTTCCAAAACCTACACCTGGCAA GCGACAAATAGACCCAGAAATTGCTGATATGATCAATGTGCAAGATCAGTGTAAGGTGGAAGAAGTGGATGAAGATAATGTCTACTGTGTCTTTGTCTCCTATATTGAGATCTACAACAACTACATATATGACCTCTTGGAGGAAGCTCCCTTTGATCCTATAAAACCAAA GTGGAACAATTGCAACACTCCTGTGCGAAATGGTGACTTTAT ACCTCCGCAATCCAAAATACTTCGTGAGGACCAGAATCACAACATGTATGTCACAGGATGCACAGAAGTAGAAGTGAAATCTACAGAAGAAGCTTTTGAAGTGTTCTGGAGAG GTCAAAAGAAGAGGCGTATTGCGAACACTCAGCTGAATCGGGAATCTAGTCGCTCTCACAGTGTTTTTATAATAAAGTTGGCTCAGGCACCCCTGGATGCGGATGGAGATAAAGTGCTACAG GAGAAAGAACAGATCACTTTAAGCCAGCTGTCTCTAGTTGATCTGGCTGGAAGCGAAAGAACTAACAGAACAAAAGCCGAAGGGAACAGGTTGCGAGAAGCAG gtAATATTAATCAGTCCCTAATGACATTGAGAACATGTATTGAAGTTCTAAGGGAAAACCAGATGTATGGATTAAATAAG ATGGTTCCGTACAGAGATTCCAAACTGACTCATCTTTTCAAGAACTATTTTGATGGTGAAGGCAAAGTGCGTATGATTGTATGTGTTAATCCTAAAGCTGAGGACTACGAGGAAAGCTTG CAAGTCATGCGCTTCGCAGAAATGACGCAGGAGGTCGAAGTTGCGAGACCTGTTGACAGACCGCTCTGTGGCTTAACGCCGGGACGGCGCTTTAGGAATCAGGCCTTCCAAGAGGAACTCTCACGGAAACTGGAGATGCGGGGCGGCCCAGTAGATGCAG aaacagaagagcaatCTGTTTTAGAAACAATTCTGCAGAACTTTCCTCCATTGCCCGCATGTGAGCTATTGGATATTAATGATGATCAAACACTTCCAAAGCTTATTGAAGTCCTGGAAAAACGCCATAAACTACGACAAATGTTGATAAAGGAATTCTCCAAAGCTG TGCTTACCTTTAAAACAATGCTGCAAGAATTTGACTGCAGTGTTGCATCCAAGGAAAACTATATTAAAGGAAGActgtctgaaaaagagaaaacaatagcgggacagaaaacagaaatagagcgcctggagaagaaaattaaaactttggAATACAAG aTTGAGATCTTAGAGAAAACTGCAACAATTTATGAAGAAGACAAGCGTAATCTTCAGCAAGAACTAGAAAGCAAGAGCCAGAAATTGCAGCGTCAGGCTTCTGACAAGCGTAGATTGGAGGCACGGTTTCAAGGCATGGTGGCAGAAACAACCATGAAATGGGAGAAGGAGTGT GAGCGTCGGGTagcagcaaagcagctggagATGCAGAACAAACTTTGGGTCAAAGACGAAAAGCTGAAGCAACTGAAGGCCATTGTTACTGAACCAAAAAGTGACAAGCCAGAGAGGCCTTCGCGGGAGAGAGACCGAGAGAAGCCTGTTCAGCGATCAGTGTCTCCTTCACCAGTACCT CCTTCTAGTAACTTTATTGCTCAGGTCCCTAACAGCCAGCAGCTCGTGAGCAACCCGCAGGTTCACAGGCGTTCTAATTCTTGTAGCAGCATTTCTGTGGCATCCTGTGTTATGGAATGGGAGCAGAAAACCCCTTCGCACAAGCATACCAGTGGCACTTCTAATGCCAGGAGTAGACAACAAGAACCAGAACAAAGTAGAGACTGTTACACCTCAGACAGAAGGCGAGGGATGTGCTGGACTGGAGTCATTGAGGTTCCCAGGCGTAGAGATGAGCTAGAAATAGAAGAGGATCAATGCTGCAGG AATGCACCTCCGGTTCGCCTCAGACACAGACGGTCGCGCTCAGCTGGGGAGAGATGGGTAGATCATAAGCCACCTTCTAATCTGCCCACTGAGACAGTCATGCAGCCGCATGTCCCCCACGCCATCACGGTGGCGGCTGCAAGTGAAAAGGCACTAGCTAAGTGTGACAAGTATATGCTGACGCACCAGGAGCTAGCCTCTGATGGGGAGATTGAAACAAAACTAATTAAG GGTGATGTGTTCAAAACCAGGGGTGGAGGACAGGCTGTGCAGTTCACAGATATAGAGACTCTGAAGCAAGAATCTCCAACCGG TCGAAAGCGAAGATCATCCCCTTCTAATCCTGACCCACCTGAGGATGCTGCGGAATCCGAATGGACTGATGTAGAAACCAGA TGTTCCGTGGCAGTGGAGATGAGGGCAGGGTCAGCTCTTGGACCTGGATACGAGCATCACGCTCAGCCCAA gcgAAGAAAGCCATGA
- the KIF23 gene encoding kinesin-like protein KIF23 isoform X4: protein MMATRAKKPRRPILKKPSNPSLRDPVGVYCRVRPLSRPDQECCIEVISDTTVQMHPPDGYRIFRNGEYRETQYSFKEVFGTLVVQKKVFDVVAKPLVEDLIRGKNGLLFTYGVTGSGKTHTMTGSPGDGGLLPRCLDMIFNSIGPFQAKRFVFKLDDKNGVDVQCEVDALLERQKRDVMPVPKPTPGKRQIDPEIADMINVQDQCKVEEVDEDNVYCVFVSYIEIYNNYIYDLLEEAPFDPIKPKWNNCNTPVRNGDFIPPQSKILREDQNHNMYVTGCTEVEVKSTEEAFEVFWRGQKKRRIANTQLNRESSRSHSVFIIKLAQAPLDADGDKVLQEKEQITLSQLSLVDLAGSERTNRTKAEGNRLREAGNINQSLMTLRTCIEVLRENQMYGLNKMVPYRDSKLTHLFKNYFDGEGKVRMIVCVNPKAEDYEESLQVMRFAEMTQEVEVARPVDRPLCGLTPGRRFRNQAFQEELSRKLEMRGGPVDAETEEQSVLETILQNFPPLPACELLDINDDQTLPKLIEVLEKRHKLRQMLIKEFSKAVLTFKTMLQEFDCSVASKENYIKGRLSEKEKTIAGQKTEIERLEKKIKTLEYKIEILEKTATIYEEDKRNLQQELESKSQKLQRQASDKRRLEARFQGMVAETTMKWEKECERRVAAKQLEMQNKLWVKDEKLKQLKAIVTEPKSDKPERPSRERDREKPVQRSVSPSPVPNAPPVRLRHRRSRSAGERWVDHKPPSNLPTETVMQPHVPHAITVAAASEKALAKCDKYMLTHQELASDGEIETKLIKGDVFKTRGGGQAVQFTDIETLKQESPTGRKRRSSPSNPDPPEDAAESEWTDVETRCSVAVEMRAGSALGPGYEHHAQPKRRKP from the exons ATGATGGCGAC taGGGCCAAGAAGCCGCGGAGGCCGATACTGAAGAAGCCGTCCAACCCCAGCCTGAGGGACCCCGTGGGG gtgTACTGCAGGGTGCGGCCGCTCAGCCGCCCGGACCAGGAGTGCTGCATCGAGGTCATCAGCGACACCACCGTGCAGATGCACCCGCCCGACGGCTACAGGATATTCCGCAACGGGGAGTACCGAGAG ACACAGTATTCATTTAAAGAAGTGTTTGGCACCCTTGTTGTTCAGAAGAAGGTTTTCGATGTGGTGGCTAAACCTCTAGTGGAAGATCTCATTCGTGGGAAAAATG GTCTTCTTTTTACATATGGCGTGACAGGCAGTGGAAAAACACACACCATGACAGGATCTCCTGGTGATGGAGGACTTCTCCCGCGGTGTTTGGATATGATCTTCAACAGTATAGGACCATTCCAGGCCAAGCGATTT GTTTTTAAGCTTGATGACAAGAATGGTGTGGATGTCCAGTGTGAAGTAGATGCTCTCTTAGAGCGCCAGAAAAGAGATGTCATGCCTGTTCCAAAACCTACACCTGGCAA GCGACAAATAGACCCAGAAATTGCTGATATGATCAATGTGCAAGATCAGTGTAAGGTGGAAGAAGTGGATGAAGATAATGTCTACTGTGTCTTTGTCTCCTATATTGAGATCTACAACAACTACATATATGACCTCTTGGAGGAAGCTCCCTTTGATCCTATAAAACCAAA GTGGAACAATTGCAACACTCCTGTGCGAAATGGTGACTTTAT ACCTCCGCAATCCAAAATACTTCGTGAGGACCAGAATCACAACATGTATGTCACAGGATGCACAGAAGTAGAAGTGAAATCTACAGAAGAAGCTTTTGAAGTGTTCTGGAGAG GTCAAAAGAAGAGGCGTATTGCGAACACTCAGCTGAATCGGGAATCTAGTCGCTCTCACAGTGTTTTTATAATAAAGTTGGCTCAGGCACCCCTGGATGCGGATGGAGATAAAGTGCTACAG GAGAAAGAACAGATCACTTTAAGCCAGCTGTCTCTAGTTGATCTGGCTGGAAGCGAAAGAACTAACAGAACAAAAGCCGAAGGGAACAGGTTGCGAGAAGCAG gtAATATTAATCAGTCCCTAATGACATTGAGAACATGTATTGAAGTTCTAAGGGAAAACCAGATGTATGGATTAAATAAG ATGGTTCCGTACAGAGATTCCAAACTGACTCATCTTTTCAAGAACTATTTTGATGGTGAAGGCAAAGTGCGTATGATTGTATGTGTTAATCCTAAAGCTGAGGACTACGAGGAAAGCTTG CAAGTCATGCGCTTCGCAGAAATGACGCAGGAGGTCGAAGTTGCGAGACCTGTTGACAGACCGCTCTGTGGCTTAACGCCGGGACGGCGCTTTAGGAATCAGGCCTTCCAAGAGGAACTCTCACGGAAACTGGAGATGCGGGGCGGCCCAGTAGATGCAG aaacagaagagcaatCTGTTTTAGAAACAATTCTGCAGAACTTTCCTCCATTGCCCGCATGTGAGCTATTGGATATTAATGATGATCAAACACTTCCAAAGCTTATTGAAGTCCTGGAAAAACGCCATAAACTACGACAAATGTTGATAAAGGAATTCTCCAAAGCTG TGCTTACCTTTAAAACAATGCTGCAAGAATTTGACTGCAGTGTTGCATCCAAGGAAAACTATATTAAAGGAAGActgtctgaaaaagagaaaacaatagcgggacagaaaacagaaatagagcgcctggagaagaaaattaaaactttggAATACAAG aTTGAGATCTTAGAGAAAACTGCAACAATTTATGAAGAAGACAAGCGTAATCTTCAGCAAGAACTAGAAAGCAAGAGCCAGAAATTGCAGCGTCAGGCTTCTGACAAGCGTAGATTGGAGGCACGGTTTCAAGGCATGGTGGCAGAAACAACCATGAAATGGGAGAAGGAGTGT GAGCGTCGGGTagcagcaaagcagctggagATGCAGAACAAACTTTGGGTCAAAGACGAAAAGCTGAAGCAACTGAAGGCCATTGTTACTGAACCAAAAAGTGACAAGCCAGAGAGGCCTTCGCGGGAGAGAGACCGAGAGAAGCCTGTTCAGCGATCAGTGTCTCCTTCACCAGTACCT AATGCACCTCCGGTTCGCCTCAGACACAGACGGTCGCGCTCAGCTGGGGAGAGATGGGTAGATCATAAGCCACCTTCTAATCTGCCCACTGAGACAGTCATGCAGCCGCATGTCCCCCACGCCATCACGGTGGCGGCTGCAAGTGAAAAGGCACTAGCTAAGTGTGACAAGTATATGCTGACGCACCAGGAGCTAGCCTCTGATGGGGAGATTGAAACAAAACTAATTAAG GGTGATGTGTTCAAAACCAGGGGTGGAGGACAGGCTGTGCAGTTCACAGATATAGAGACTCTGAAGCAAGAATCTCCAACCGG TCGAAAGCGAAGATCATCCCCTTCTAATCCTGACCCACCTGAGGATGCTGCGGAATCCGAATGGACTGATGTAGAAACCAGA TGTTCCGTGGCAGTGGAGATGAGGGCAGGGTCAGCTCTTGGACCTGGATACGAGCATCACGCTCAGCCCAA gcgAAGAAAGCCATGA
- the KIF23 gene encoding kinesin-like protein KIF23 isoform X5, with the protein MMATRAKKPRRPILKKPSNPSLRDPVGVYCRVRPLSRPDQECCIEVISDTTVQMHPPDGYRIFRNGEYRETQYSFKEVFGTLVVQKKVFDVVAKPLVEDLIRGKNGLLFTYGVTGSGKTHTMTGSPGDGGLLPRCLDMIFNSIGPFQAKRFVFKLDDKNGVDVQCEVDALLERQKRDVMPVPKPTPGKRQIDPEIADMINVQDQCKVEEVDEDNVYCVFVSYIEIYNNYIYDLLEEAPFDPIKPKPPQSKILREDQNHNMYVTGCTEVEVKSTEEAFEVFWRGQKKRRIANTQLNRESSRSHSVFIIKLAQAPLDADGDKVLQEKEQITLSQLSLVDLAGSERTNRTKAEGNRLREAGNINQSLMTLRTCIEVLRENQMYGLNKMVPYRDSKLTHLFKNYFDGEGKVRMIVCVNPKAEDYEESLQVMRFAEMTQEVEVARPVDRPLCGLTPGRRFRNQAFQEELSRKLEMRGGPVDAETEEQSVLETILQNFPPLPACELLDINDDQTLPKLIEVLEKRHKLRQMLIKEFSKAVLTFKTMLQEFDCSVASKENYIKGRLSEKEKTIAGQKTEIERLEKKIKTLEYKIEILEKTATIYEEDKRNLQQELESKSQKLQRQASDKRRLEARFQGMVAETTMKWEKECERRVAAKQLEMQNKLWVKDEKLKQLKAIVTEPKSDKPERPSRERDREKPVQRSVSPSPVPNAPPVRLRHRRSRSAGERWVDHKPPSNLPTETVMQPHVPHAITVAAASEKALAKCDKYMLTHQELASDGEIETKLIKGDVFKTRGGGQAVQFTDIETLKQESPTGRKRRSSPSNPDPPEDAAESEWTDVETRCSVAVEMRAGSALGPGYEHHAQPKRRKP; encoded by the exons ATGATGGCGAC taGGGCCAAGAAGCCGCGGAGGCCGATACTGAAGAAGCCGTCCAACCCCAGCCTGAGGGACCCCGTGGGG gtgTACTGCAGGGTGCGGCCGCTCAGCCGCCCGGACCAGGAGTGCTGCATCGAGGTCATCAGCGACACCACCGTGCAGATGCACCCGCCCGACGGCTACAGGATATTCCGCAACGGGGAGTACCGAGAG ACACAGTATTCATTTAAAGAAGTGTTTGGCACCCTTGTTGTTCAGAAGAAGGTTTTCGATGTGGTGGCTAAACCTCTAGTGGAAGATCTCATTCGTGGGAAAAATG GTCTTCTTTTTACATATGGCGTGACAGGCAGTGGAAAAACACACACCATGACAGGATCTCCTGGTGATGGAGGACTTCTCCCGCGGTGTTTGGATATGATCTTCAACAGTATAGGACCATTCCAGGCCAAGCGATTT GTTTTTAAGCTTGATGACAAGAATGGTGTGGATGTCCAGTGTGAAGTAGATGCTCTCTTAGAGCGCCAGAAAAGAGATGTCATGCCTGTTCCAAAACCTACACCTGGCAA GCGACAAATAGACCCAGAAATTGCTGATATGATCAATGTGCAAGATCAGTGTAAGGTGGAAGAAGTGGATGAAGATAATGTCTACTGTGTCTTTGTCTCCTATATTGAGATCTACAACAACTACATATATGACCTCTTGGAGGAAGCTCCCTTTGATCCTATAAAACCAAA ACCTCCGCAATCCAAAATACTTCGTGAGGACCAGAATCACAACATGTATGTCACAGGATGCACAGAAGTAGAAGTGAAATCTACAGAAGAAGCTTTTGAAGTGTTCTGGAGAG GTCAAAAGAAGAGGCGTATTGCGAACACTCAGCTGAATCGGGAATCTAGTCGCTCTCACAGTGTTTTTATAATAAAGTTGGCTCAGGCACCCCTGGATGCGGATGGAGATAAAGTGCTACAG GAGAAAGAACAGATCACTTTAAGCCAGCTGTCTCTAGTTGATCTGGCTGGAAGCGAAAGAACTAACAGAACAAAAGCCGAAGGGAACAGGTTGCGAGAAGCAG gtAATATTAATCAGTCCCTAATGACATTGAGAACATGTATTGAAGTTCTAAGGGAAAACCAGATGTATGGATTAAATAAG ATGGTTCCGTACAGAGATTCCAAACTGACTCATCTTTTCAAGAACTATTTTGATGGTGAAGGCAAAGTGCGTATGATTGTATGTGTTAATCCTAAAGCTGAGGACTACGAGGAAAGCTTG CAAGTCATGCGCTTCGCAGAAATGACGCAGGAGGTCGAAGTTGCGAGACCTGTTGACAGACCGCTCTGTGGCTTAACGCCGGGACGGCGCTTTAGGAATCAGGCCTTCCAAGAGGAACTCTCACGGAAACTGGAGATGCGGGGCGGCCCAGTAGATGCAG aaacagaagagcaatCTGTTTTAGAAACAATTCTGCAGAACTTTCCTCCATTGCCCGCATGTGAGCTATTGGATATTAATGATGATCAAACACTTCCAAAGCTTATTGAAGTCCTGGAAAAACGCCATAAACTACGACAAATGTTGATAAAGGAATTCTCCAAAGCTG TGCTTACCTTTAAAACAATGCTGCAAGAATTTGACTGCAGTGTTGCATCCAAGGAAAACTATATTAAAGGAAGActgtctgaaaaagagaaaacaatagcgggacagaaaacagaaatagagcgcctggagaagaaaattaaaactttggAATACAAG aTTGAGATCTTAGAGAAAACTGCAACAATTTATGAAGAAGACAAGCGTAATCTTCAGCAAGAACTAGAAAGCAAGAGCCAGAAATTGCAGCGTCAGGCTTCTGACAAGCGTAGATTGGAGGCACGGTTTCAAGGCATGGTGGCAGAAACAACCATGAAATGGGAGAAGGAGTGT GAGCGTCGGGTagcagcaaagcagctggagATGCAGAACAAACTTTGGGTCAAAGACGAAAAGCTGAAGCAACTGAAGGCCATTGTTACTGAACCAAAAAGTGACAAGCCAGAGAGGCCTTCGCGGGAGAGAGACCGAGAGAAGCCTGTTCAGCGATCAGTGTCTCCTTCACCAGTACCT AATGCACCTCCGGTTCGCCTCAGACACAGACGGTCGCGCTCAGCTGGGGAGAGATGGGTAGATCATAAGCCACCTTCTAATCTGCCCACTGAGACAGTCATGCAGCCGCATGTCCCCCACGCCATCACGGTGGCGGCTGCAAGTGAAAAGGCACTAGCTAAGTGTGACAAGTATATGCTGACGCACCAGGAGCTAGCCTCTGATGGGGAGATTGAAACAAAACTAATTAAG GGTGATGTGTTCAAAACCAGGGGTGGAGGACAGGCTGTGCAGTTCACAGATATAGAGACTCTGAAGCAAGAATCTCCAACCGG TCGAAAGCGAAGATCATCCCCTTCTAATCCTGACCCACCTGAGGATGCTGCGGAATCCGAATGGACTGATGTAGAAACCAGA TGTTCCGTGGCAGTGGAGATGAGGGCAGGGTCAGCTCTTGGACCTGGATACGAGCATCACGCTCAGCCCAA gcgAAGAAAGCCATGA